The following DNA comes from Hyalangium ruber.
GCCGATGTTCAGCGTGCCGCTGTACCGGCCGTTCTCGTTCAGACCGTCATCCACACCCGCGAACTCCTGGTCGAACAGGAAGTTGTAGTTACCGCGCAGGTCGAGGGTGAAGTCGCCCACGTGGGTGCGCAGACCGGCGCCCACCGGCACGTTACCAACCAGGTCATCCCCGAAGCCCGAGGCAGCGGCACCGCGGAAGTTGTAGTCGCTGAAGCCGATGCCGCCCAGCACGTACGGCTGCACCGGAGTGGCCGTCAGACCGAAGGTCAGCGCCGCCTGGCCACCGTTACGGACCAGGTCCGGACCGCTGTCGGCACCCAGCGCCGTGCTATCCAGGTTGTTCACCGCGCCGCTGTAGCCCAGCTCGATGCCCAGCACCTTCGAGGGCTTGATGGCGGCCGTCACACCGTACGAGGGACCGGGGTTGATCTCCGGAGCCAGCGCACCGGTGTAGCCTTCCACACCGCCGCCCACCATCACGGTGAGGCCGCGCATGTTCGTCTTGTCCTCCTTCACCTCTTCGCGCTCCTCGATGGGGGCGAAGGCACCGCTCGGGGCGGCGGGAGGAATCACCGGCTCGGCCGGCGGGGTGATCTCCGGCTCACGGAGCGGCTCGCTCTGCACGCCACTGCCGCCGATGTCGGAGCCGTAGTTGTCGTTCCAGCCACTACCGCCCGTGGCATCGCGCTTCACCGGCTCGCAGCGCAGCATGATGTCTTCGCCGGCCTGTCCGCTGCCGCCGACACCGACGTCCCCGTGGAAGTCCTTGTTGGCATCCAGGGTGGCCTCGCTGCGGGCGCTCACGTCTTCATCGATGCCCGCCTGTCCACTCCCTCCGATGGATGAGTCGACCGGCTCGGTCTCGATGACTGTCAGGCTCTGGTCCTCCACCGCCTGCGAGCCCGTGTCCATGCTCGCCTGCGTGTCTTTCTTCTCGTAGCCCGGTGGGCAGTCCTTGTTGCCACCCGCAAGCGCCACACCGCCGTAGAGGAGCGCCGCGACTGCTCCAACCAGAATCTTCGTCTTCATCCAACCCTCCGTTGTCGATTGACCGACATGAAGGTTGGCCCCGCAGACACCTCCGGCAAGGTTCGCGCCAGGAAGAAGCCAGCGCCAGCGCCCTTGGACGGTGAGCAGCCGGTCGGCCGAGCTGGCCCTACCCGCGCGTCCACTCCGAACCGGTGACCACGGGGATCTGCATCGCGCGCTCGCGGTCGAGGTCCAGGTTGCCGATGTGCAGCGACAGCGGCGACTGCACCCACTTGTAGATGGACTGCAGGAAGAGGCGGACGAACTTCTCCACGTAGCCCTGGAGCCGCGCGGTCTCCACCTCGGGGAACATGGCGGAGAGGGCCTGCACCAGCTCCGCGGGCAGGAGCTTCTCGCCGGCGAAGAGGTAGAAGCACGCATCCAGGATGGGGAAGGGCATCAGCTCCTCCTCGCCCACCTGATTGTGCGCCAGCTCCGGCCCCGCGGGCTTGGACAGCACCTTGCGAATGCCCTCGTAGCCCGTCTTCTCCTGCAGGTAGTCCAGCAGGTACATGACCACCGTCTTCGGCACGTTGGCGATGACGGCCAGGGCACCCATGAGGTCGCCGCCGATGGTGGTGTAGCCCACCGCCTTCTCGCTCATGTTGCCCGTCTGCAGGAACAGGCCGCCGCACGAGTTGGACCAGTTCCACATGCGCTGTGCGCGCAGGCGCGCCTGGATGTTCTGCTCGGTGATGGGGGTGACGGCCTTGTCGCCCAGCATCTGCTTCACGACGGCCAGCTCCCGGTCGAAGGCCTCCTCGATGGGCACCACCTGGAAGGGCACGCCCAGCTCGCGGGCGATCGTCTCCGCCGCCTCGCGCGTGGTGTCGCTGGAGTAGCGGCTGGGCATGTAGAAGGCCTGCAGCAGCGAGCCCGGGTTCTCCGGCCGCACGCGCTTGGCATAGCGGTGGGCGATGAGCAGCGTCAGCAGCGAGTCACGGCCGCCCGACAGCGCAATGCCCAGCACCTTGAAGGCGCGCGTCTTCTCGAAGTAGTCGCCCACGCCCAGCGCCAGCGCGTCCAGCAGATCCTCGCACAGCGCCTCGCGGGCGCTGCGGCGCTGATCCGGCCCGGGCAGGAAGAAGCTGCGGTGCGCAGGCACCGGGTAGGTGAGCTTCTCGCGCTGGCTGCGGAAGGAGGCCGTGCAATCCAGCGTGGGCACCAGCTTGCCGCCGCCGGCCAGCCACGCCTCGCGGTCGCTGCGCCAGGTGGTGTTCTCCGTGCGCAGGCGCATGGTTCGGTCCAGGTCCACCACCGCGGCGGTGTAGCCCTCCTGGAAGCGCGGCGTCTCGACCACGTGCCGGCCGTTCTGGTTCAGGAAGCCGCCGCCGTCGAAGATGATGCCGTCATTGCTGCCCAGCGCGTTGGCGTAGGCGATGGTGCATTGGTGGTCCGCGGCGCGCGTGGCGATGAGCTCCCGGCGCGTGTCCACGAAGCCCAGGCGGAACGGCGAGGCGGACAGGTTCACCACCAGCTCGCCGCCCGAGTAGGTGCGCCGCCGCTGTGGCCCGTCCGCGCTCCAGATGTCCTCGCACACCTCTGGGGCCAGGGTGCCGAAGTCGAAGCGGAACAGGTAGTCGCCCAGCGGCACGCCCCGGTGGACCTCGGCCATGCCCGGATAGCCGCGCGCGTAGGTGCGCACCTCGTAGAAGACGCTGTAGGTGGGCAGCTTCTCCTTGGGCACCAGGCCCAGCACCTTGCCGCCCGCCACCACCGCCGCGCAGTTGAGGCGCAGGCCCTGGTGGGCCACCGCCACGCCCACCACGAAGACGGTGGACAGCGAGGCCGTCTCCTGGGCGAAGCGCTCCAGCTGGGGCCACTGGTGGTCGATGAAGCCCTGCCACTGGACCAGATCCTCGGCCGGGTAGCCGCCGATGAGCTGCTCCTGGAAGAGGGCGACGGTGACGTCCTCGGCCGCCATCTTCCGCGCCAGCGTGAGCGCCCGGTCCACGTTGCGCGAGAAGGCGCCCACGGTCGTATTGGCGCTGGCCAGCCCTACCTTGACGAGCCGCATGGGTGAAAGGTCCCCTTCAGGCCCCGGCGCGCTCCATGCGCCGAAAGGCCGGTGTCATGTCCAGGCGCAGCAAATGCCTGGGACGGGGAGGACGCAAGCCCCTTGGGCGCCCCTGCCCTCAGTTCAGCGGGCCCGCGGGCCGCAGCGGCTGGAGGCGGGCGATGAGCTCACCCACCTCATCGGTCACCTCCTGCAGGCGCTGGCGCACGTCCAGCTCGGCCAGCAACGCCTGGCGCCGCTCCGGCTCGGGGATGATGGCGGCGGCCACCACGTCGGCCAGCGCGCCCCCGTTGGCACGAGCCACCGCAGGCACCAACCCCTCGGAGAAGGAGGGCGGCACCCGGCCTACCAGCTCGAAGACGGCCTGCCGCAGCTGCTCCTCCTCCGGGCCGTGGTACGTCGGGTCCGGCAACAGCTCGACGCGCGCCTCGCGGTACAGGCGGTCCGGCGGCAGCTCGGAGAGCAGCCGCGCGCGGCACACCCCCTGGAGCAGGATGTTGTAGCGCCCGTCCGGCAGCTCGTCGTGCCAGACGATGAGGCCGGCGCACATGAGCGGCTGCATGAGGGGCCGCGCCCCGTAGCGCGACTCCCAGCCCGGCTCGAGCTGGGCGAGCGCCATCACCTTGTCTCCCTCCAGCGCATCGCGTATCAGGTCCCGGTAGCGTGGCTCGAAGATGTGCAGGGGGATGGCGGAGTGAGGGAAGAGCACCGCCGAGGGCAGCGGGAAGACCTTCAGCGAATCCGCGGCCTGGGCTACACGTTCCTGGACTGTCGTCATGGTGCGCACCCTCTCCGTTCCCTTTGTTCATAAGGATGGGTTGCGCTGGTCGCATCCCAATCAGGCGGGCGCTCACCGGCCCGCAGGGCGGTGGAAACCGGCTGTGGTTCCGCTAGGGTGCGCGACCACATGTCGGACATGTCCCCTGCCCCGGCGGCCGCCACCGCCAAGCCCGTGAAGCTCTCCTGGTACCGCCGACTCTACCTGCGGGTAGAGGCCCTGGCCTCCACGAAGCACGCCGTGGCGGCGATGCTGGTGGTGGCCTTCGTCGACGGCTCGTTCTTCCCGGTGCCGCCCTTCGCGCTGCTGGTGCCCATGGTGCTGGCCCAGCCCCAGAAGTGGGTGCGCTACGCCGTGCTGGGCACGGTGGCCAGCCTCTTCGGCGGCTTCTTCGGCTACTGGCTGGGCACCCTCATCAACGCGGGGGCCGTCAGCTTCCTGGAGATCGACCTCAACATGCGCGTGCAGCGCTTCGGCATCGACTCGACGCTGGGCGAGCTGCTGGGTCAGAACTTCTGGGCGCTGGCGCTGCTGTGCTCGGTGCTGCCCACCCCGTTCAAGGTGGTGGCGATCGGCAGCGGCATGGTGGCCGTGCCGCTGGACCGCTTCCTGCTGGCCGCCGTCATCGGCCGCACCGTGCGCTTCTTCCTCGTCGCCGGGGTGATGCGCTTCGCGGGCCCCACGGCCCGCAAGTGGCTGCGCGTGTGATGTCCACGGCCGACCGCCGTGGGTCGGCCCCGTCACACCGGCGGCTTGTCGCCATGTGAGACGAAGGGCACGGGGGCCAGCGCCTCATCGATGGTGGACAGCAGCAGCGAGGGGTGTACCGGCTTCTCCAGCACGGGGTTGCGCACGTGGCGGATGAAGTTGAGCGCCGTCGGCGTACAGGCCCCGCCGGAGATGAACACCAGCCGCCGGGCCAGCTCCGGCACCTCGGTGCTCAGCCGGGCGTAGACATCCATCCCCGTCATGTCCGGCATCTGCAAGTCGCACACGACGGCGTCGAAGCGCTGCCCCGAGGACACCATGCCCAGCGCCTCGCTGCCGCGCGTGGTGACGACCACGTCATGGTGGGGCGAGAGCAGCAGCCGCATGGACAGGGCCAGCCGCGGCTCGTCGTCGATGATGAGGATGCGCCCCCGGCGCGCCCCTTCGACGGGCGACGGCAGTGCGTAGTGGGGGAGCGCCCCCGCCACCGGGGCTGAGGCGGCCGGCAACAGGACGGTGAAGACGGAACCCTTTCCCGATTCGCTGCTCACGAGGACCTCCCCTCCATGGGACCGGACGATCTGCTGGCTGATGGACAACCCCAGCCCGGTCCCTTCTGCGTGGGACTTCGTGGTGAAGAACGGCTCGAAGATATGAGGCAGCACCTCGGGGAGGATGCCCAGGCCGGTGTCCTCCACCCGCACCCGGGCCCTGCCGTCCGGCGCCGTGTCGACGAACACCCGCACCTCGTTGCGCTCCGGACTTCCCTCCGGAATGGCCTGCATCGCGTTGACCAGCAGGTTGACGAGCACCTGCCCCAGCCGCGCCTCGCTGCCCAGCACGTGGGGCACCGCCTCGTAGGACTCGACCAGCCGCGCCCGCTCCCGGAGCAGGTGCCGCGTCATCCGCAGCGCGGGCTTCACCACCTCGCGCAGATCCACCCGGGCGTGCTCCTCGCTTCCCTCCCGGCTGAACATGCGCAGGTCCTGGACGATGCGCCGGATGCGCTCGGTGGCCTCCTGCGCGCCGCGCAGACTGGCCACCGTCTCCGCCTTGAGCCCCATGTCCCGGCTTAAGCCCCGCAACGCCGTCTCCAGGTTCAGCCCCAGGTAGGCCAGCGGGTTGTTGATTTCATGGCCCACCCCGGCGGCGAGCATGCCCACCGTGGCCACGCGCTCTGCGGCCAGCAGGCGCGCCCGCAGCTCCTCGGTGGCCGTGACGTCGCGGTGGATGGAGACCAGGTGGGTCACCGCCCCGCCCCCATCCCGCACCGGAGAGTGCTGCAGCTCGCTGCGCACCCAGGTGCCATCGGGGCGCGTGAGCAGCACCTCGCCGCGGAAGGGCCCCGCCTCGCGCAGGGACGCATCCAGGCGCTCGTGCGTCTCCGGGTCCAGCTTGCCGAAATGCTCGCTGGGCGAGCGCCCCACCAGGGCCTCGAGCGGGCGCCCCACCATGGAGCGGAAGGCCTCGTTGGCGAAGGCGACGCGAGGGCCCTCGGGCGACACCTCGCTGATGACGACGCCTTCGCTCACCCCGCGTACGGCGGTGGCCAGCAACTCCAACCGCGCCAGGGCGCTGTGGCGCTCGGCGCTCACGGCCGCCAGCAGCAGACCGGTGACGGCGTTGATGGCGACGATGAGCTGCACGAGCAGCAGCGCCGTCGGCAGGGACTCCTGGGCGAAAGGGCCCAGCCCGCTCACCGTGGCCAGCACGGACAGCACGGTGATGAGCAGGGTGGTGAACGCCGTGCCCCGGGTGCTGAAACGCAGCGCCGCCCACACGACCAGCGGGAAGAAGAAGAGCGTCTCCAGGTACGCGAAGGGCAGGCGCACCGCCCCGTCGAGGAACACCTCCGCGCAGACCAGGAGGATGGCCACCGCGAGGGCCACGGCCTCCCAGCGCCGCTCCAGGGGCCGCACCGGCCGCAGCAGCAGCACGGGCGCCACGACGATGACGCCCAGCGCGTCCCCACCCCACCACACCCCCGCCGTCCTCCAGAACTGCTCCCACGGCACCGAGCCCAGCAGGCAGGTGCTCGCGGTGCCTATCAAGGCGCTGACCTGCGTACACAGCAGGGCGCCGCCCACGATGAGCGCGACGACGTCCTGCAGGCGCCTCAGCGAGACCGAGACGCCCAGCCGCCGCAGCAACAGTGCGCCCAGCACCGCCGCCAGGGTGTTGCCCGTGGCAACGCCCACGCCGGTGAACAGGGTGTCGCCATTCACCAGGGCGCACAGCACGGCCCCCAGGAAGATGCCCGGCCAGCGAGACACTCCCAGCACCATCAACGCGGCGAGCGCCACGCCCGAAGCGGGCCAGACAGGGCTGGAGTTCTTGTGGAAGATGGTGAACTGCAGGCCCGCCCACGCGACGGCCAGATACACGCCCGCCAGCGCGAGCATCGTCAGGATGCCGCGGACGTCGTACGCCCAGTGCGTGCGCTCAGGCAGACGAATGGTGTGCCCCCCCACACCTGCCCATGGCCTTCAGGACAGGTGTATGGGGCGCATCGTACCCGGGCGCTCGGCCGTGGCCAACCGTCCCTGGGGGCAACGCCCTCCAGTGCTGACCTGATGACGGTTGCAATGGCCCAAAGGGTATTGCGTAGGGACAAGTAACAAGGAGGCAAAGAAGACGATGTCGCGACCTGGTGCCGCTGCGCTGTTGTCGTTCCTCATCCCTGGGGTGGGGCAGATCTACAACGGAGACATTCTGCGCGGGGTCTTCTGGCTCATCATCACCCCGGGCTTCTGGGTGGGCACCGGCGGCCTGTTGGGCTGGGTGTGCCACATCATCGCCGCCGCCACCGCCTACAACCGGGCGGAGGACAAGGAGCGCGCCCGCCTGCCTGCCTGGCGGACAGAGGTCTCCTAACCTCGCGCCGCGCGAAGCGCCGCCAGCAGCTCCTCGGAGGTGCTGGCGAGCGCGCGCGCCCCATGGGCCCGCAGCTCCTCGGCGCCGCGGAACCCCCACGTCACGCCAACGCCGTACATGCCGGCGTTGCGCGCGGTGTCCATGTCCACCGACGTGTCTCCCACGAAGGCGCAGTCGGTGGGCGCCACGCCCAGCTCCGCGGCCAGCCCCAGCGCGGCCGTGGGGTCGGGCTTTCGAGGCACCCCGGGCCGCTCGCCGTACACGGCCGCGAAGGGGATGCCCGGCAGCAGCCCCTCCACCAGGCGCCGGGTGAAGGCATCCGACTTGTTGCTCAGCACCGCGAGCCGCACCCCTTCTGCGGCCAGCTGCGAGAGCACGGCGGGTACCCCCGGAAACACGTACGTCTGATCAAAGAGGTGCTCGGCGTAGAAGGCGCGGTACCCGTCCAGCACCGAGGCGTGCAGCGCCTCCTGCCCTCCGGGGAGGGCCTTGCGCACCAGCTGAATCACCCCTTCGCCCACATAGTGGCGGTAGTCGGCGGTGGGGTGGGTGGGCAGTCCGTGCTGGGAGAGCGAGTGGTTCATCGCCGTGGCGATATCCGCCAGCGAGTCCACCAACGTCCCGTCCAAGTCGAAGATGGCGGCGCGCAGGGGCATGCCTCTCCTCAAACACGAACGCCCCGGCCAGACAAGGCCGAGGCGCTCGAGCGACTCGTGGGAGTCCTGAAGAGGAAGCGGGCGACTACGGGGTGGCCGCCGCGCTCGCCGGAGGCGCCGCGCCGCTGTCACCGCCCTTGGTGAGCACCGCGAAGTTGATGTTGTTGTAGCCGGCCGTGGCGCAGCTGAACATCACCCGCTTGATGATCTTGAACTCCACCTCGCGGTGGGCCTGGATGTTCACGTCGCCCTTGAAGGCGTTGGCCTCGCCGCCGGCCATGGCGTGAAGATCCTCGAACTGCTTCTTCATGTCCCGCAGCTTCTCTTCCAGCGCGGGGATGTTGAGGTACTCGTCCTTCACCAGGTCTTCCACCCGGCCGACGATGTTGCCGGAGATGGACACCTGGTCGTTGGAGACCAGCACCACCGGGTGCATCTCCACTTCCTTGACGTTGACAGCCTCGGGCAGCTGGATGTCCTTGGTCATCATCAGCACCTCGCCCGTCGCGGAGAAGTTCGCGATCAGGAAGAGCACGATGATGATGAACATGTCGACCAGCGGGGTGATGAGCAGGTCCGAGAACGTGCTCTTCTTGCCGTGGTGGCCGTGGCCGAACACCTTCGAGTGCTCGAGCCGCTTGCCGTACCGCTTGCCGGGAACCTTGATGGCCATGGCGTTCTAACCTTGAGTCCTTGCGTGAAGGGCGTTCAGCCCGCTGCCATCACGGAGATTTGCGGCAGCCCCGAGCCCATGCACTCGTCGATGATGCGCACCAGCACGTCGTAGCGCACCTTGTCGTCGGTCTGCAGAGTGATTGCCGCCGTGTCCGGGAACTGCTCCTTGAGCTGCTTGAAGCGCTCATTGAGCTTCACCAGATCCAGCTTGCCGTTGGCGCCGCGCGTGAGCGGAATCGGCTCGAAGGTGCTCTGATCGGCGGTCAGCCGCAGCTCCTCCGGCGTGATGGCCAGCGTGAGGGTGACCGTCTTGCTCTTGTCTTCCTCTTGCTGGGTGTCCTCCGCGGCGGGACCTCCGGCTTGAGAAACCTGGAGCCGGCCGATCTGCGTCCAGACGGCGGTCATGATCAGAAAGCTGATGGTCACGGCCATCAGGTCGATGAAGGGGACCAGGTTGATGGCGGTGTCGAGCGGCTTCTTGCCACCCTTCCCACCGTTCCCTAGGTCCATTCCGCCGGCCATGGCAACCTCCGCGCTGCGCTACGTTCGAAGAAGAAAAAGACAGAAAAGACGACGGGCGCTGCTGTCCGTCCAGTGCTCCAGACAGCGCGCCCGGGTTCCAGGTTCCCGAACTACTCCTCGGCGCCGTGAGACGACGTCGGGATGTTCAGGTTCTTGAACTTGTCGCGGTTGTTGACGATGAGGTTGAGCACCGAGACGCTCGTCTCATTGATGTCGTTGATGAGCCCCTGGGTGCGGCCCATCAGCACCGAGAAGGCCACCAGCGCCGGGATGGCCGTCAGCAGCCCGAAGCCCGTGCAGTTCATGGCTTCCGAGATACCGTTGGCGAGAATCGTCGCCTTGTCGGCCGGGTTCACGTTGGCCACGGCTTCGAAGCAGGAGATCAGACCCGACACCGTTCCGAGCAGACCGGCGAGCATCGCCGCGTTGCCGAGCATGGCCAGGTAGCCGGTGCGCGCCTCGAGCTTCGGCGTCTCACGCAGCGAGGCCTCGTCCAGGGCCGCCTGGACCTCATCCTGGCCCTTGGGAACGTTCATCAGGCCCGCCTTGATGACGTTGGTCAGCGGGGTGGACTTCTGGCCGGCCACGTAGTTGATGGCCTTGTCCAGGTCACCGGCGTAGATGTGCTTCTTGAGCCCACGCAGGAAGCCCTCCTTGTTGATGGAGGACATGAAGAAGAGCACCACGGCGCGCTCGATCATGATGGCCAGGGCGATGAGGCCGCACACGGCGATGGGGTACATACCCCACTGACCCGCCTCCCAGCGCATGGCGAGTTCTTCCATCAAGCTGCGCTGCGGACCGCCCGTGTTGGCCAGAACGGACAGATTCGTCAAAAACCCCAGGTTCATCGAGTGTTGCCTCCGCTAGGCGGGCCCGGAATGGGTGGGCCGCTCCAGAACCGATGTCCCCGCGGGCGTACCACTACCCCGCCAAGAACTTCAGTCTTGGATGTTGAAAACGATGGGCCGGACTTTAGGAACGGCACCCCTGAGTGTCAAGGCAGGCACCCTCGTTAGCTATTGAAATCTCATGGGAATTTTGCGTGCGGACCAGGGCTTGGCACCCCGCAACGTGAGCAGGCGAACACCCCATGTGGTGCCAGGTCGTAAGCTTGGGAACACCCAGGGCTCGTGGTAAGCGCGCGCGCATGTCGAGGAAGCGGATTGGTGAAATCCTCCTGGAGCGCGGCGCGATCACCCCGGAGCAGCTGGAGGCGGGGCTGGTGGCCCAGAGGCAGACCCAGCAGCGGCTGGGGGCGACGCTGGTGGCCCAGGGTGCGATCACGGAAGCCGTGCTCGTGCAGGCGGTGAGTGAAGCACTGGGCATACCCGTGGTGGATCTGACGGCCGTCAGCCCCGACTGGGCGGCGGTACACCTGGTGCGAGCGCGCTCGTGCGAGCAGCACGAGATGTTCCCCTATGCGCTGGAGAGCGTGGGGGGGCGCCGGCAGCTGGTGGTGGCCATGGCGGACCCGCTCAACCGGCCCGCGGTGGAGGAGATTGAATTCACCACGGGGCTGAAGGTGAGCCCGCGCGTGGCGGCGCTGTCTGCTGTCCGCACTGCGATCCTGCGCTACTACCACAAGGTGACACCGACCCCCGCGGCTGGGGCCTCCAAGCCGGCCGCGACGGCCTCCAGGCCGGCCACACGGGCAGCCTCGCAGCGTCCGGCCGCTCCGGCCTCGGCGTCCAAGGCCCGTCCCCCCCAGGACGACGACGAAGAGGTGATTGTCGGCGAGGAGCTGCCGCCGGGAGAGACGACCCAGCGCACGCAGCTGGCGGAGCTCATCCGCAAGCGCGAGGAGCAGCGCCGGCAGAAGCGGGGCCAGGGCGAGGCCAAGGCCCAAGCGGCCGCCGGTGGCTCGGGCGTGCTGGACGACCTGGACTACCTCTTCGGCGGGCTGCGCGAGGAGCCGGACCGGGTGGAGCAGCTGGAGCGCAAGTTCTGGGCGCTCATGCGCATCATGGCGCGTAAGGGGCTGCTCTCGAACGAGGAGTTCGCCCGCGAGCTGGACGACGACAAAGAGGGCTAAGGACGAGGGCTAAGGACGAGGGCTGAGAACGAGGCCTGAGGCGAGTCCCGCGCGGGCCTACGACTCGACCAGCGGCAGGCGCAGGGTGAAGGCCGTGCCCTGCCCCACCTGGCTGCTCACGGTGATGCGGCCACCGTGGCTCTCGACGATGCCCTGGACGATGGAGAGCCCCAGGCCGGTGCCCTTGCCCTCCTCCTTGGTGGTGAAGAAGGGATCGAAGATGCGGCTCAGGTGCTTGGGTTCGATTCCCGAGCCCGTGTCGCGCACCTCCACCACCGCCTCCTGACCGTCGCGCCGGGTGACGAGCGTCACCTTTCCGCCGGGGGACATGGCGTGGCAGGCGTTGGTGATGAGGTTGACGAAGACCTGCACCAGGTTGGCGCGCACGGCGGAGATGGGCGGCAGCTCCGCGTACTCGCGCTGCACGCTGGCCTTGGCGTTGGACACCACGTGCTCGCAGAAGCCCACCGCCTGGTCGACGATGGCGTTGAGCTGCACCCGCTCGGGCCGGTCCTTGGCGGGCCGCGCGTAGGAGACGAGGTCCTTGGTGAAGCGGAGGATGCGCTGGCTGTTCTCGAGGATCTTCCGCAGCTTGTCCACGTCGGCGGGCACGGCGTCCTGGCGTGACTGCGCCTTGATGAGCAGCGCCTCGCTGTAGGCGGACACGGCCGTCATGGGGTTGTTGATCTCATGCACCACGCTGGCGGCGAGCTGGCCGATGGAGGCCAGCTTCTCGGCGTGGATGATGCGCTTCTCCAGCTCCTTGATGACGGTGATGTCCTGGCCGATGGCGATGACGCCCTCCACCTCGCCCAGGGGCGTGCGCATCGAGGAGGTGGCGAAGGAGACGCGCACCTCGCCCTCCTTGGAGCGCAGCCGTGTCTCGAAGTTGTTGACCGCCTCGCCCCGGATGGCGGAGGCGAACACGGAGCCCAGGCGCAGCTGCTCGTCCTCGGGGATGAAGGCGAACACGTCCCTGCCCAGCACCTCCTCCTTGGAGAAGCCGGTGAGGGCGCTGAGGGCCTGATTGAAGACGACCACCTGCTTCTCGCGGTTGGCCACGAGGATGAGGGCGTTGGCTTTCTCCAGCAGCTCCTCGAGGTACTTGCGCACGAACGTCAGCTCATCGATGAGCTTGGCGTTGCGCACGGCGACCGCCACCTGGTTGGCGAGCTGCAAGAGCACCCGCTCGTCGTGGGCGACGTCCGCCTCCAGCCCCTCGGGGTACTCCATGTTGATGGCGCCGAAGAGCTGGCCGCTGGCCACCAGCGGAGCGCTCACGCCCAGGGTGCTGCCATTGAAGATGAGGGGCACCTCGCGCGAGACGACGACGCGGTCAGCGGGCAGCGCGTCCGGGTCCAGGTGCGTCTTGACCACGGCGCTCTGCTTGAGGACGAGCGGCTCGTGCGCGCCCTCTTTCAGCCTGCCTTCGGCGTAGAGGGAGGTGAGGCCGCCCGTGCGCGC
Coding sequences within:
- a CDS encoding LON peptidase substrate-binding domain-containing protein, with product MTTVQERVAQAADSLKVFPLPSAVLFPHSAIPLHIFEPRYRDLIRDALEGDKVMALAQLEPGWESRYGARPLMQPLMCAGLIVWHDELPDGRYNILLQGVCRARLLSELPPDRLYREARVELLPDPTYHGPEEEQLRQAVFELVGRVPPSFSEGLVPAVARANGGALADVVAAAIIPEPERRQALLAELDVRQRLQEVTDEVGELIARLQPLRPAGPLN
- a CDS encoding outer membrane protein; translation: MKTKILVGAVAALLYGGVALAGGNKDCPPGYEKKDTQASMDTGSQAVEDQSLTVIETEPVDSSIGGSGQAGIDEDVSARSEATLDANKDFHGDVGVGGSGQAGEDIMLRCEPVKRDATGGSGWNDNYGSDIGGSGVQSEPLREPEITPPAEPVIPPAAPSGAFAPIEEREEVKEDKTNMRGLTVMVGGGVEGYTGALAPEINPGPSYGVTAAIKPSKVLGIELGYSGAVNNLDSTALGADSGPDLVRNGGQAALTFGLTATPVQPYVLGGIGFSDYNFRGAAASGFGDDLVGNVPVGAGLRTHVGDFTLDLRGNYNFLFDQEFAGVDDGLNENGRYSGTLNIGGTF
- a CDS encoding YqaA family protein, which codes for MSDMSPAPAAATAKPVKLSWYRRLYLRVEALASTKHAVAAMLVVAFVDGSFFPVPPFALLVPMVLAQPQKWVRYAVLGTVASLFGGFFGYWLGTLINAGAVSFLEIDLNMRVQRFGIDSTLGELLGQNFWALALLCSVLPTPFKVVAIGSGMVAVPLDRFLLAAVIGRTVRFFLVAGVMRFAGPTARKWLRV
- the nadE gene encoding NAD(+) synthase; the encoded protein is MRLVKVGLASANTTVGAFSRNVDRALTLARKMAAEDVTVALFQEQLIGGYPAEDLVQWQGFIDHQWPQLERFAQETASLSTVFVVGVAVAHQGLRLNCAAVVAGGKVLGLVPKEKLPTYSVFYEVRTYARGYPGMAEVHRGVPLGDYLFRFDFGTLAPEVCEDIWSADGPQRRRTYSGGELVVNLSASPFRLGFVDTRRELIATRAADHQCTIAYANALGSNDGIIFDGGGFLNQNGRHVVETPRFQEGYTAAVVDLDRTMRLRTENTTWRSDREAWLAGGGKLVPTLDCTASFRSQREKLTYPVPAHRSFFLPGPDQRRSAREALCEDLLDALALGVGDYFEKTRAFKVLGIALSGGRDSLLTLLIAHRYAKRVRPENPGSLLQAFYMPSRYSSDTTREAAETIARELGVPFQVVPIEEAFDRELAVVKQMLGDKAVTPITEQNIQARLRAQRMWNWSNSCGGLFLQTGNMSEKAVGYTTIGGDLMGALAVIANVPKTVVMYLLDYLQEKTGYEGIRKVLSKPAGPELAHNQVGEEELMPFPILDACFYLFAGEKLLPAELVQALSAMFPEVETARLQGYVEKFVRLFLQSIYKWVQSPLSLHIGNLDLDRERAMQIPVVTGSEWTRG
- a CDS encoding ExbD/TolR family protein, whose amino-acid sequence is MAGGMDLGNGGKGGKKPLDTAINLVPFIDLMAVTISFLIMTAVWTQIGRLQVSQAGGPAAEDTQQEEDKSKTVTLTLAITPEELRLTADQSTFEPIPLTRGANGKLDLVKLNERFKQLKEQFPDTAAITLQTDDKVRYDVLVRIIDECMGSGLPQISVMAAG
- a CDS encoding HAD family hydrolase, with protein sequence MPLRAAIFDLDGTLVDSLADIATAMNHSLSQHGLPTHPTADYRHYVGEGVIQLVRKALPGGQEALHASVLDGYRAFYAEHLFDQTYVFPGVPAVLSQLAAEGVRLAVLSNKSDAFTRRLVEGLLPGIPFAAVYGERPGVPRKPDPTAALGLAAELGVAPTDCAFVGDTSVDMDTARNAGMYGVGVTWGFRGAEELRAHGARALASTSEELLAALRAARG
- a CDS encoding MASE1 domain-containing protein → MGGHTIRLPERTHWAYDVRGILTMLALAGVYLAVAWAGLQFTIFHKNSSPVWPASGVALAALMVLGVSRWPGIFLGAVLCALVNGDTLFTGVGVATGNTLAAVLGALLLRRLGVSVSLRRLQDVVALIVGGALLCTQVSALIGTASTCLLGSVPWEQFWRTAGVWWGGDALGVIVVAPVLLLRPVRPLERRWEAVALAVAILLVCAEVFLDGAVRLPFAYLETLFFFPLVVWAALRFSTRGTAFTTLLITVLSVLATVSGLGPFAQESLPTALLLVQLIVAINAVTGLLLAAVSAERHSALARLELLATAVRGVSEGVVISEVSPEGPRVAFANEAFRSMVGRPLEALVGRSPSEHFGKLDPETHERLDASLREAGPFRGEVLLTRPDGTWVRSELQHSPVRDGGGAVTHLVSIHRDVTATEELRARLLAAERVATVGMLAAGVGHEINNPLAYLGLNLETALRGLSRDMGLKAETVASLRGAQEATERIRRIVQDLRMFSREGSEEHARVDLREVVKPALRMTRHLLRERARLVESYEAVPHVLGSEARLGQVLVNLLVNAMQAIPEGSPERNEVRVFVDTAPDGRARVRVEDTGLGILPEVLPHIFEPFFTTKSHAEGTGLGLSISQQIVRSHGGEVLVSSESGKGSVFTVLLPAASAPVAGALPHYALPSPVEGARRGRILIIDDEPRLALSMRLLLSPHHDVVVTTRGSEALGMVSSGQRFDAVVCDLQMPDMTGMDVYARLSTEVPELARRLVFISGGACTPTALNFIRHVRNPVLEKPVHPSLLLSTIDEALAPVPFVSHGDKPPV
- a CDS encoding ExbD/TolR family protein, coding for MAIKVPGKRYGKRLEHSKVFGHGHHGKKSTFSDLLITPLVDMFIIIVLFLIANFSATGEVLMMTKDIQLPEAVNVKEVEMHPVVLVSNDQVSISGNIVGRVEDLVKDEYLNIPALEEKLRDMKKQFEDLHAMAGGEANAFKGDVNIQAHREVEFKIIKRVMFSCATAGYNNINFAVLTKGGDSGAAPPASAAATP
- a CDS encoding DUF5683 domain-containing protein gives rise to the protein MSRPGAAALLSFLIPGVGQIYNGDILRGVFWLIITPGFWVGTGGLLGWVCHIIAAATAYNRAEDKERARLPAWRTEVS